Proteins co-encoded in one uncultured Bacteroides sp. genomic window:
- a CDS encoding AbiH family protein, giving the protein MHTTFLIGNGFDIKMGLKTKYKDFYNFYINKNDNSSPVITNLKIELQKYLNGDDSKWADLELELGKHTKKINTYTEFNTVISDLIEKLSEHIRKEENNFTIGNEVEPKHLIYDDLTHSEDFLKPIDKEKIKDHKMKWQNTSPWVTDIISFNYTTTFEKLIEYNEQESTTIGKAFGNNINISNISHIHGLIDRTILLGVNDVSQINNESFHQNIDILELLVKPQTNAMLKQGIETECKAMLNNSNLICLFGLSIGETDKIWWEHIGNQLNKDCKIIYFVKEEEDVDERYLGQIE; this is encoded by the coding sequence ATGCATACAACATTTTTAATAGGAAATGGTTTTGACATAAAAATGGGGCTAAAAACCAAGTATAAAGACTTCTATAATTTCTACATCAATAAAAATGACAATTCTAGTCCCGTTATAACAAATTTAAAAATAGAGCTACAAAAATATTTAAACGGTGATGATAGCAAGTGGGCTGATTTAGAGTTAGAGCTTGGCAAACACACAAAAAAGATAAACACATATACAGAGTTTAACACTGTTATAAGTGATCTTATAGAAAAATTATCCGAACATATCAGAAAAGAAGAAAACAATTTTACTATTGGAAATGAAGTAGAACCAAAACATCTGATTTACGACGATTTAACTCACTCAGAAGATTTTCTAAAACCGATAGATAAAGAAAAAATAAAAGATCACAAAATGAAATGGCAAAACACCTCTCCTTGGGTAACTGATATTATTTCATTCAATTATACCACAACTTTTGAAAAATTAATTGAATATAACGAACAAGAATCTACTACTATAGGAAAAGCATTCGGAAACAATATTAACATTTCAAATATTAGTCACATACATGGACTAATAGATCGTACAATATTACTTGGAGTTAATGACGTATCACAAATCAATAATGAAAGTTTTCATCAGAATATTGACATTTTAGAATTATTAGTAAAACCACAAACAAATGCAATGCTAAAACAAGGTATTGAGACTGAATGTAAAGCTATGCTTAATAATTCTAACCTAATTTGCTTATTTGGACTATCAATTGGAGAAACAGACAAAATATGGTGGGAACACATTGGCAATCAGCTAAACAAAGATTGTAAAATAATTTACTTTGTAAAAGAGGAAGAAGATGTTGACGAACGGTATTTAGGGCAAATAGAATGA
- a CDS encoding iron-containing alcohol dehydrogenase: MFNFDFYNPTRIFFGKNRLENIDTSIPADARVLITFGGGSAKKSGLIDKVKTILGNRKVYEFGGIEPNPHYETLMKAVEIVRSENIDFIMAVGGGSVIDGTKFISLASHYKGDTTDLLKFGFMPIPLDVVSKVVPFGTIVTLPATGSEMNNGAVISYEHGKFPVMCELAFPKFSILDPTITFTLPKIQVANGVIDAFVHTAEQYITFPVDARVQDRMAEGILQTLIEFGATTVAEPENYDARANHVWSATMALNGIIAVGVPQDWATHMIGHELTALFGIDHGQTLAIVYPSVLEVQRKQKSAKLLQYAERVWNITNGSDDEKIDLAIKKTREFFESLGIKTRLSEYGVTADKIPAVIEQLKAHGLTALSETGDITLEVSQKILENAL; this comes from the coding sequence ATGTTTAACTTTGATTTTTATAATCCGACACGGATTTTCTTCGGTAAAAACAGACTTGAGAATATTGATACATCTATTCCAGCTGACGCCAGGGTATTAATAACCTTTGGAGGTGGAAGTGCTAAAAAAAGTGGCCTTATCGATAAGGTTAAAACCATACTTGGCAACAGAAAGGTTTATGAATTCGGCGGTATTGAGCCTAACCCCCACTACGAAACTTTGATGAAAGCCGTGGAAATTGTCCGCAGTGAAAACATTGATTTTATAATGGCTGTGGGCGGAGGCTCTGTTATTGACGGTACTAAGTTCATATCACTTGCTTCACATTACAAAGGTGATACTACCGACTTACTCAAATTTGGATTTATGCCAATTCCTCTTGATGTAGTAAGTAAAGTTGTTCCGTTCGGTACAATAGTAACATTGCCGGCAACGGGTTCTGAGATGAATAACGGAGCTGTAATCAGTTACGAGCATGGAAAATTCCCGGTTATGTGCGAGTTAGCATTCCCGAAATTTTCAATATTAGACCCAACTATCACTTTTACACTTCCCAAGATTCAGGTTGCCAACGGTGTAATTGATGCATTTGTTCATACAGCAGAGCAATATATCACATTCCCTGTCGATGCCAGGGTACAGGATAGAATGGCTGAGGGCATTTTACAAACATTGATCGAATTTGGTGCTACTACTGTGGCCGAACCCGAGAATTATGATGCACGGGCAAATCATGTTTGGAGTGCAACCATGGCTCTAAACGGAATCATTGCAGTAGGTGTTCCTCAGGACTGGGCAACTCATATGATTGGACACGAGCTTACTGCTCTGTTTGGTATTGATCACGGTCAAACTTTAGCAATAGTATATCCTTCCGTTCTTGAGGTACAGCGTAAACAAAAAAGTGCTAAACTGTTGCAATATGCAGAACGCGTATGGAACATTACCAATGGAAGCGATGACGAAAAGATTGATCTGGCAATCAAAAAAACAAGAGAATTCTTTGAAAGCCTAGGAATAAAAACCCGTCTTTCTGAGTATGGCGTAACAGCCGATAAAATTCCGGCAGTAATTGAACAGCTGAAAGCTCATGGTTTGACTGCACTCTCTGAAACCGGAGATATTACCTTGGAAGTAAGCCAAAAGATTCTTGAAAATGCTTTGTAA
- a CDS encoding mannose-1-phosphate guanylyltransferase: MKNTHIVIMAGGIGSRFWPMSTPECPKQFIDVMGCGKTLIQLTAERFSGVCPPENIWVVTSEKYTDIVKEQLPQIPDCNILAEPCMRNTAPCIAYVSWKIKMHHPNANIVVTPSDQLVINTTEFQRVIKSALAFTENSDSIVTLGIKPSRPETGYGYIAAGESITSDKEILRVEAFKEKPNKETAEKYLAKGNYLWNAGIFVWNVKTISAALRVYTPDIAKIFDNIYTNFYTEKEAETINKFFPTCDNISIDYAVMENAEEIYVVPAEFGWSDLGTWGALRGLLPQDNSGNATIGTVKLYESSNCMVHVSQEKKVVIQGLDGYIVAEKDNTLLICKLEEEQRIKEFSQA; this comes from the coding sequence ATGAAAAATACGCATATCGTTATAATGGCCGGTGGCATTGGAAGCCGTTTCTGGCCCATGAGCACGCCAGAATGTCCCAAGCAGTTTATTGATGTGATGGGTTGTGGAAAAACACTTATTCAGCTTACAGCAGAACGGTTTAGCGGAGTGTGTCCACCAGAAAATATATGGGTGGTTACTTCTGAAAAATATACAGATATTGTAAAAGAGCAGTTGCCACAAATTCCGGATTGTAACATTCTGGCAGAACCTTGTATGCGTAATACGGCTCCGTGTATTGCTTATGTTTCCTGGAAAATAAAAATGCATCACCCAAATGCGAATATTGTAGTTACTCCTTCTGATCAACTGGTAATTAATACAACAGAATTTCAACGAGTAATAAAAAGTGCATTGGCTTTTACTGAAAATAGTGATTCAATTGTTACCTTAGGCATAAAACCGAGCCGTCCTGAAACGGGTTATGGCTATATTGCTGCAGGTGAGAGTATCACATCAGATAAGGAGATTCTTCGTGTAGAGGCGTTTAAAGAGAAGCCCAATAAAGAAACAGCGGAAAAATATCTGGCTAAAGGTAATTATCTGTGGAATGCGGGTATTTTTGTGTGGAACGTGAAAACAATCTCTGCTGCTCTAAGAGTGTATACTCCTGATATTGCCAAGATTTTTGACAATATATATACGAACTTTTACACGGAAAAAGAAGCTGAAACCATCAATAAATTCTTTCCTACCTGTGATAATATCTCCATTGACTATGCTGTAATGGAGAATGCGGAGGAAATTTATGTAGTGCCTGCTGAGTTTGGATGGTCGGACTTAGGTACCTGGGGTGCTTTGAGAGGATTGCTTCCGCAAGACAATTCGGGCAATGCCACAATCGGTACGGTAAAATTATACGAGAGTTCAAATTGCATGGTGCATGTATCTCAGGAAAAGAAAGTGGTGATCCAGGGCCTGGACGGCTACATTGTGGCTGAAAAAGACAATACATTGCTTATCTGTAAATTGGAAGAAGAACAACGGATAAAGGAATTCAGCCAAGCTTAA
- a CDS encoding discoidin domain-containing protein — MNIKKIISSLFFFGVMTCGAYAQQPYGGCWHPDFIKNWSPANDLDAKFNRSTVALQPRFQDPTLKANPYQFYDGKVSACLTMNPMCSQTPSQGANNFIGYNPTYWQYMDVLVWWGGSAGEGIIIPPSAPVTDIAHLNGVKVLGQVFFPPSAFGGQQSWVVQMLTKEGDVYPYAKKLYEIAKYYGFDGWFINEETGGGSQSQWAEFVAYFNKCAQDDGNNNMEIQWYDCGTNASGVSSILKTPGASYFANYGSASSSTISSNMSAVQSLGFSKAEAYSKVYHGIECAQGGIGGNAMGFQACFPKEGHVGSIDLFNPEEGAWKQVVKDLLGTESACGSSAYGAMNSVFANESRFWTNIQADPTNTQDRGSYDSWPGFANGLMERTTIQNKPFVTSFSAGLGKARYVNGEKKGTQDWYHRGMQNIMPTWRWWIESSVKGEIGITMNWDDAYNMGTSLIVKGKLSANVDHTVRLYKTKLAVASGDKFQLVYKTNTANSMEVKLGISENNNSFETFPITEISTNNGWSVATVDLSSLSGKTISVIALNFKSSAEVADYQTKLGQLSVVSGSYAPAASLVENLSTQSVLKETLSDVRLIWNAPASAEVSHYNIYLERNGVKTLVGQTRNEGFYISKFQRASSEEKNLKVYVTAVTKDMKEGAEASLQMDYPVISAPVVQLKALKTLVKTNEVVAVVARATNYPTTYEWTVPANAEITRQSADTAYFKFKTPGLYDIAVKVSNASGSTEEKNAGYIDVSDSKELNLVSVGKLINASSGFLSPESPDKIIDGVKVPSDVHGKWCAGGKKEHWVIVDLKEMYKIYRFQTYDCGNKENSSDNFKNFKIELSNDATNWTEVLNEKARPENTKSDYIKPTEGRYVRFTPYDEEMPITIRIWEFEVYGVQGNLELQNPADAVAGLDTTIPVELAYSLGGDPKESNFAMTVVSSNPDLLSIANVSITDSKVNFDMLTKSVGGKANVTVKLTNGKWSKEVTYAVKVQDPSLINIVSKLVPTVQTADSYDETNDPLGTTGAIGEAGITDGLTSTWWSSAYYNSSPGPHFVKFALNDSYQITSFRALYNSHGYLKLPTNIKIWAAEVDQDNAYTLVANMPISVSDNEFFPTAPFNAKFLKLEIAAVSFYGFSLAEFEAYGKKVGGGVGIINTEKNNTNFSVYPNPIHNGEILKVEAADATKVQLISLQGSILAEELANNGVATISIQGLASGTYLVRSFGDSGICTKKVIVK, encoded by the coding sequence ATGAATATCAAAAAGATTATCTCCTCGTTATTTTTCTTTGGAGTAATGACTTGTGGAGCTTATGCTCAGCAACCTTATGGAGGATGTTGGCATCCTGATTTTATTAAAAACTGGAGTCCGGCTAACGATTTAGATGCAAAATTTAACCGTAGTACCGTAGCATTGCAACCTCGTTTCCAAGATCCTACGTTAAAAGCAAACCCTTATCAATTCTATGATGGAAAGGTATCGGCTTGTTTAACAATGAATCCAATGTGTAGTCAAACACCTTCTCAAGGTGCAAATAACTTTATCGGTTATAATCCAACGTATTGGCAATATATGGATGTTCTTGTTTGGTGGGGCGGTTCTGCCGGTGAAGGTATTATTATTCCTCCTTCGGCTCCGGTTACTGATATTGCACACTTGAATGGTGTAAAAGTTTTAGGTCAGGTGTTTTTCCCACCTTCTGCATTTGGCGGACAGCAATCTTGGGTTGTGCAAATGTTAACAAAAGAGGGAGATGTTTATCCTTATGCAAAGAAATTATATGAAATTGCTAAGTATTATGGTTTCGATGGTTGGTTTATCAATGAAGAAACAGGTGGCGGATCTCAAAGTCAGTGGGCAGAATTTGTAGCTTATTTCAATAAGTGTGCTCAAGATGATGGTAATAATAACATGGAAATACAATGGTATGACTGTGGAACAAATGCCAGTGGAGTATCTAGCATCTTGAAAACTCCAGGTGCGTCTTATTTTGCAAATTATGGTAGTGCCAGTAGTTCTACTATCTCCTCAAATATGAGTGCAGTACAAAGTCTTGGTTTTAGTAAAGCAGAGGCATATAGTAAAGTTTATCACGGTATTGAGTGTGCTCAGGGTGGTATTGGAGGAAATGCAATGGGCTTTCAGGCTTGTTTTCCAAAGGAAGGACATGTAGGTTCTATTGACTTGTTTAATCCTGAAGAGGGTGCATGGAAACAAGTTGTTAAGGATTTGTTAGGAACAGAAAGTGCATGTGGATCAAGCGCTTATGGAGCGATGAACAGCGTGTTTGCAAATGAGTCACGTTTCTGGACTAATATACAAGCTGATCCAACAAATACTCAAGATCGTGGTTCGTATGATTCATGGCCTGGTTTTGCTAATGGATTGATGGAGCGTACTACAATTCAGAATAAACCTTTTGTTACTTCATTTAGTGCAGGTCTTGGGAAGGCTCGTTATGTGAATGGAGAGAAAAAAGGAACTCAGGACTGGTATCATAGAGGTATGCAAAATATCATGCCTACATGGCGTTGGTGGATTGAATCTTCAGTAAAAGGTGAAATCGGTATAACAATGAACTGGGATGATGCTTATAATATGGGTACCAGTTTAATTGTGAAAGGTAAACTTTCTGCTAATGTTGACCATACAGTACGTCTGTACAAAACAAAACTGGCTGTAGCATCCGGTGATAAATTCCAGCTGGTTTATAAAACAAATACTGCTAACAGCATGGAAGTTAAACTGGGCATTTCTGAAAATAACAACAGTTTTGAGACATTCCCTATAACAGAAATATCAACAAATAACGGATGGTCAGTCGCAACAGTTGACCTGTCTTCGTTGTCAGGAAAAACTATATCTGTAATTGCATTGAACTTTAAATCTTCAGCTGAGGTTGCTGATTATCAAACAAAATTAGGTCAGTTGTCTGTTGTTAGCGGATCTTATGCACCGGCAGCTTCTTTGGTTGAAAATTTGTCTACTCAAAGCGTTCTTAAAGAAACTTTAAGTGATGTCCGTCTGATCTGGAATGCTCCAGCATCTGCTGAGGTTTCTCATTACAATATCTATTTAGAAAGAAACGGAGTAAAGACATTGGTTGGTCAGACTCGTAATGAAGGTTTTTATATTTCTAAATTTCAAAGGGCTTCATCGGAAGAGAAAAACCTGAAGGTTTATGTTACGGCAGTAACCAAGGATATGAAGGAGGGTGCAGAAGCTTCTTTGCAAATGGATTATCCGGTTATTTCTGCTCCTGTTGTACAGCTCAAAGCCTTGAAGACACTAGTAAAAACAAATGAGGTTGTTGCCGTTGTAGCAAGAGCAACCAATTACCCCACTACGTATGAATGGACTGTACCTGCTAATGCAGAAATTACTCGTCAGTCAGCAGATACTGCTTACTTTAAGTTTAAAACTCCAGGTCTTTATGATATTGCAGTAAAGGTATCTAATGCTTCTGGTTCAACTGAAGAAAAAAATGCCGGATATATTGATGTGTCTGATTCTAAAGAGTTGAATCTTGTAAGTGTGGGGAAATTAATCAATGCATCTAGTGGCTTTTTAAGTCCAGAAAGCCCCGATAAAATTATTGACGGCGTTAAAGTTCCAAGTGATGTACATGGAAAATGGTGTGCTGGAGGTAAAAAAGAGCATTGGGTGATAGTTGACTTGAAAGAAATGTATAAGATTTATCGCTTCCAAACATATGACTGTGGTAATAAAGAGAACTCTTCGGATAATTTCAAGAACTTCAAAATTGAGTTAAGTAATGATGCTACAAACTGGACTGAAGTTTTGAATGAAAAAGCTCGTCCAGAGAATACAAAGAGTGATTATATTAAGCCTACTGAAGGACGTTATGTAAGATTTACTCCTTATGATGAAGAAATGCCTATTACAATTCGTATTTGGGAATTTGAGGTTTATGGAGTTCAAGGTAATTTGGAATTACAGAATCCAGCTGATGCAGTAGCAGGATTAGATACGACAATCCCAGTCGAATTAGCATATAGTTTAGGAGGTGATCCTAAAGAAAGTAATTTTGCTATGACTGTGGTTTCTTCAAATCCAGATTTGTTATCGATTGCAAATGTTTCAATAACAGATTCAAAAGTTAATTTTGATATGTTAACTAAGTCTGTTGGAGGTAAAGCAAATGTAACAGTGAAATTAACAAATGGTAAATGGTCTAAGGAAGTTACTTATGCAGTGAAAGTACAAGATCCTTCTTTGATTAATATTGTTTCTAAATTAGTTCCAACAGTGCAAACTGCCGATTCTTATGACGAGACTAATGATCCATTAGGAACAACTGGTGCTATTGGTGAAGCTGGGATTACTGATGGCCTTACTTCTACATGGTGGTCTTCTGCTTATTATAATAGCTCTCCAGGACCACATTTTGTGAAATTTGCCTTAAATGACAGTTATCAGATTACTTCTTTTAGAGCACTATATAATTCACACGGCTATTTAAAATTACCAACAAATATAAAAATATGGGCTGCCGAAGTTGATCAGGATAATGCCTATACTTTAGTTGCTAATATGCCAATATCTGTTTCTGATAATGAATTTTTCCCTACTGCGCCATTTAATGCAAAATTTTTAAAACTAGAAATTGCGGCTGTTTCATTTTATGGCTTTTCGTTAGCAGAATTTGAAGCATATGGTAAGAAAGTAGGCGGTGGAGTTGGTATAATAAATACAGAAAAAAATAATACTAATTTCAGCGTTTACCCGAATCCTATTCATAATGGAGAAATATTAAAAGTTGAAGCTGCTGATGCAACGAAAGTACAATTAATTTCTTTACAGGGAAGTATTTTAGCTGAAGAATTAGCGAACAATGGTGTTGCTACGATCTCAATTCAAGGACTTGCCTCGGGTACTTATCTGGTAAGAAGTTTTGGTGACTCAGGAATTTGCACTAAAAAAGTTATAGTTAAATAG
- a CDS encoding SusD/RagB family nutrient-binding outer membrane lipoprotein, whose translation MKRKYFLNKTFLFSCLIISLSLVSCTDDFDRLNTNPFVKPSVPGNESKGTGIDLCETTNDAEIASLNSTKESVGSVFKNFTYEGLVNDYQRATNLTHDIYAGYFATNKPDFLTSSPNYIYTDGWSGLRWDHFYKDRSYEYKVLARTFWYLDRKAYKNAFYMTRIYYAFLASNMTDTYGDMPFGNYVRAESAPDKVSYNTQKDVYDMIFKMLKQATDSIVPGNCSFKFKETDDKCFKGDESKWLRFANTLRLRLALRISNIDPVRAQREAESAMTHPAGLMSSQEDKMATVPNYAPVALGGENQGGNENEVVNCSFRYVDAVMSKDLELAYKDQSNVLDPRCSISWFRPTPMELLVRGKELKNKDFTGCEIGSNNINHNSDLYSVIRCNAWEDKSKLRDDYWFGYSREYLWLSYAESRFLLAEASLRGWKGATKTPRDYFEDGIRASMDYYHIASQLTEQYIKELKIYSTDSNPFIINDKEGMLEQIITQKWLAVFPNGNEAWAEFRRTDYPRLRNHLNNRDSNIPGKMFINRVRYPNSEMDYNRENIPAGVNQSTLLWWDVANTNMPSGERNKPNNFR comes from the coding sequence ATGAAAAGAAAATATTTTTTAAATAAGACGTTTTTATTTAGCTGCTTAATTATATCCTTATCGTTAGTTTCTTGTACGGATGATTTTGATAGACTTAATACAAATCCATTTGTAAAGCCTAGTGTACCAGGTAATGAATCTAAAGGAACTGGCATTGATCTATGTGAAACAACAAATGATGCAGAAATAGCTTCTTTGAACTCTACTAAAGAAAGTGTGGGTTCTGTGTTTAAAAACTTCACTTATGAAGGCCTGGTTAATGATTATCAACGTGCAACTAACTTAACTCATGATATCTATGCGGGATATTTTGCAACGAATAAACCAGACTTTTTAACTTCTTCTCCTAATTATATTTATACTGATGGTTGGTCTGGTCTTCGTTGGGATCATTTCTATAAAGATAGAAGTTATGAATATAAAGTATTGGCTCGTACTTTTTGGTATTTAGATAGAAAAGCATATAAAAATGCATTTTATATGACTCGAATTTATTATGCATTTTTAGCTTCAAATATGACTGATACATATGGAGATATGCCTTTTGGGAATTATGTTAGAGCAGAGTCTGCTCCTGATAAAGTCTCTTATAATACCCAAAAGGATGTTTATGATATGATTTTTAAAATGCTTAAACAAGCAACAGATAGTATTGTTCCAGGTAACTGCTCATTTAAATTTAAAGAGACGGATGATAAATGCTTTAAAGGAGATGAGTCTAAATGGCTTCGTTTTGCGAACACATTACGTCTACGATTGGCTCTAAGAATTTCTAATATTGATCCGGTTCGTGCGCAAAGAGAAGCAGAAAGTGCTATGACACATCCGGCTGGATTGATGAGCTCTCAAGAAGACAAAATGGCTACAGTTCCTAATTATGCTCCAGTTGCATTGGGAGGTGAGAACCAAGGCGGAAATGAAAACGAAGTAGTTAATTGTAGTTTTAGATATGTTGATGCTGTGATGTCTAAAGATTTGGAACTAGCATACAAAGATCAAAGTAATGTATTAGATCCAAGATGTTCTATTTCATGGTTTAGACCTACTCCAATGGAATTGTTGGTACGTGGGAAAGAACTTAAAAATAAAGATTTTACGGGATGTGAAATTGGTAGCAATAACATTAATCATAATTCAGATCTTTATTCGGTAATTCGTTGCAATGCATGGGAAGATAAATCAAAGTTGAGAGATGACTATTGGTTTGGATATAGTCGTGAATATCTTTGGCTCAGCTATGCTGAAAGCAGGTTCTTATTAGCCGAAGCTAGTTTGAGAGGATGGAAAGGTGCAACTAAAACACCTAGAGATTATTTCGAAGATGGAATACGTGCTTCAATGGATTATTATCATATCGCGTCTCAACTTACCGAACAATATATAAAGGAATTGAAAATTTATTCAACAGATTCTAATCCTTTTATTATAAATGATAAAGAAGGAATGTTAGAGCAAATTATTACTCAAAAATGGTTGGCTGTTTTTCCTAACGGTAACGAAGCTTGGGCTGAGTTTAGACGTACTGATTATCCTCGTTTGAGAAATCATTTAAATAACAGAGATTCAAACATTCCTGGTAAGATGTTTATTAATCGTGTTCGTTATCCGAACAGCGAAATGGATTATAATAGAGAGAATATACCTGCGGGTGTTAATCAGTCAACTCTTCTTTGGTGGGATGTAGCTAATACAAATATGCCATCCGGAGAAAGAAATAAACCAAATAATTTTAGATAA